In Pseudoalteromonas xiamenensis, the following are encoded in one genomic region:
- a CDS encoding formylglycine-generating enzyme family protein, which translates to MRIAPLSLFVTAALLATSAFAQDTATVNAIESELTAKQAELDNFTTVLDKHIAEETRLQSQLGLLRKRSTELEKEKNQALDAMNEMYRRMIDDPNLDISAAQTRYQQSVATHKQNKDDIAMQLAAIAAQRKEIEQIRVAKHTLVNTLENLKDQLSTARVERLRNEFTREGTLEVEHTINCKRTETLAACEQRGQQLGLQKATKRFIDQIFANLTEQRVVEPKRNIAGAQVQVMSSHVVNSAFSGQGNYTVNLSVTMRGDVNGSRLCGLLNIDNRFCSEYGQPLAIGYQSLYPTTYSDAQLSFPEDAPVAPASNTSDTVSVAKMEVAPIVETSLKKSEPLPEKKTTVEFTVRSNVFDDEVFINGVSYGSTKLVTSLAPGMYSLEVRKLGYETYSAQVDLRKARTLNVKLLKKPELIAAPTPKKVEPIVATADNTPKNQTVVIPAGKFMMGDLTGNGLANERPVVEKVLSHSFSMQSTEVTVAQFRQFIERSSFVTDAEKGRGCAHYKNGEPVWDIDYNWKNPGYEQKDSFPVVCVSYEDAKAFADWLTAESGEQYRLPNEVEWEYAARAGSSAEYPWGNEIGRNLANCGWCGSEWSNISPSPVSEFSPNAYGLYDTVGNVWEWTQKRASQEDVTVRGGAWNFAPSLARVSTRLTLAPDFRANYIGFRLIKER; encoded by the coding sequence ATGCGAATTGCTCCTTTATCTCTTTTCGTGACTGCAGCATTGCTGGCGACTAGTGCCTTTGCTCAGGACACTGCCACAGTGAATGCAATCGAGTCTGAATTAACAGCTAAACAAGCTGAATTAGACAATTTTACCACGGTGTTGGATAAGCATATTGCTGAAGAAACCCGTTTACAAAGCCAATTAGGCTTGCTCAGAAAGCGTTCTACAGAGCTTGAAAAAGAGAAAAATCAAGCGCTTGATGCAATGAACGAAATGTATCGTCGTATGATTGACGATCCAAATCTAGATATCTCTGCGGCACAAACGAGATACCAGCAATCAGTAGCAACCCACAAACAGAACAAAGATGACATTGCGATGCAACTGGCGGCAATTGCGGCGCAACGTAAAGAAATTGAGCAAATTCGAGTAGCAAAACATACGCTAGTCAACACTTTAGAGAATCTAAAAGATCAACTTAGCACGGCTCGAGTTGAGCGTCTTCGTAATGAATTTACACGCGAAGGTACGTTAGAAGTTGAACACACTATAAATTGTAAACGTACTGAAACCTTGGCCGCGTGTGAGCAACGAGGCCAGCAGTTAGGTCTACAAAAAGCAACAAAGCGATTTATCGATCAAATCTTTGCTAACCTGACGGAACAACGAGTTGTAGAGCCAAAACGCAACATTGCCGGTGCACAAGTTCAAGTGATGAGCAGCCATGTAGTGAACAGTGCTTTCAGTGGCCAAGGTAACTACACCGTCAATTTGAGTGTCACCATGCGTGGCGATGTAAACGGCAGTCGACTGTGTGGTTTACTGAACATCGACAATCGATTCTGTTCAGAATATGGCCAGCCACTTGCAATTGGTTATCAATCACTTTACCCGACGACCTACAGCGATGCTCAGCTCAGTTTCCCTGAAGACGCACCTGTTGCCCCCGCTTCAAACACCTCAGATACCGTGAGCGTTGCAAAAATGGAGGTGGCACCCATTGTCGAAACTTCACTAAAAAAGTCTGAACCTCTACCTGAAAAAAAAACGACGGTAGAGTTTACAGTTCGATCTAATGTTTTCGATGATGAAGTGTTTATTAATGGGGTGAGTTACGGCTCTACTAAGCTTGTCACAAGCCTTGCTCCGGGAATGTATTCTCTCGAAGTAAGAAAACTCGGTTATGAAACCTATTCAGCACAAGTCGATTTACGTAAAGCACGTACATTGAATGTTAAACTATTAAAAAAACCTGAGTTGATTGCAGCTCCCACACCAAAAAAAGTTGAGCCAATTGTCGCCACAGCGGACAACACACCTAAAAATCAAACGGTTGTGATCCCTGCAGGTAAGTTCATGATGGGCGATTTGACAGGCAATGGACTGGCAAATGAACGTCCAGTTGTTGAAAAAGTGCTTAGTCATTCATTTTCTATGCAAAGTACAGAAGTTACAGTAGCGCAATTTCGTCAATTTATTGAGCGTTCAAGCTTTGTAACCGATGCGGAGAAAGGCCGAGGTTGTGCGCACTACAAAAATGGTGAACCAGTTTGGGACATTGATTACAACTGGAAAAATCCAGGTTACGAGCAAAAAGATTCCTTTCCAGTTGTTTGCGTTTCATATGAAGATGCAAAGGCGTTTGCGGATTGGCTAACGGCTGAATCGGGTGAACAATATCGTTTACCAAACGAAGTTGAGTGGGAATACGCCGCGCGTGCAGGTTCAAGTGCCGAGTACCCGTGGGGTAATGAAATTGGTCGCAATCTAGCAAACTGTGGTTGGTGTGGCAGCGAGTGGTCGAATATAAGCCCTTCTCCCGTCAGTGAGTTTTCACCCAACGCTTATGGGTTATATGATACGGTTGGTAATGTTTGGGAGTGGACGCAAAAGCGTGCATCGCAAGAAGACGTTACGGTCCGAGGCGGAGCATGGAATTTCGCGCCAAGCTTAGCACGTGTTTCAACTCGCTTAACGCTTGCGCCTGATTTCAGAGCGAATTACATCGGCTTTAGGTTGATAAAAGAAAGATAA
- a CDS encoding 1-aminocyclopropane-1-carboxylate deaminase/D-cysteine desulfhydrase → MLSYPESPIQVLQSPLLSEKKIRLLVKRDDLNHPVISGNKLRKLKYNIEHAKQQQYQGLLTFGGTFSNHLYATAMACKLAGLDSVIIVRGTPLDANNPTLKIAKACGARLIAVDRKTYRRRYEDEYLQELKQSFPHYWVVPEGGSNQLALPGLLELAASLPPCDTVACAVGSGGTLAGLALGLQATKRVLGFAVLKDEHLQDEILEKYPELHQHSHWQLFEQFHAGGYGRFTPELWAFCQAFTEQHHIPIEPIYTGKLFYGLWQLIQADYFAPETTICAVHTGGLQGLMGLKYRGLI, encoded by the coding sequence ATGCTGTCATACCCTGAATCTCCCATACAAGTATTACAATCTCCCTTGCTTAGTGAGAAAAAAATTCGATTATTGGTGAAACGCGACGATCTCAATCATCCTGTCATCAGTGGGAATAAACTTCGCAAACTGAAATACAACATTGAGCATGCAAAACAACAGCAATATCAAGGTTTGCTCACGTTTGGCGGTACATTTTCAAATCATCTGTATGCAACAGCCATGGCTTGTAAATTGGCTGGACTTGACAGTGTAATCATTGTCCGAGGAACACCTCTTGACGCCAATAACCCGACTCTCAAAATTGCAAAAGCGTGTGGGGCACGATTAATTGCTGTCGACCGAAAGACATACCGTCGTCGATATGAAGATGAATATTTGCAAGAACTCAAACAATCCTTTCCTCACTACTGGGTCGTACCAGAAGGTGGCAGTAACCAATTAGCACTACCTGGATTGCTGGAACTGGCTGCAAGTTTACCTCCTTGCGATACCGTTGCATGCGCAGTCGGTAGTGGCGGTACCCTTGCAGGTTTAGCGCTTGGGTTGCAAGCAACGAAGCGTGTTTTAGGCTTTGCTGTTCTAAAAGATGAACATTTGCAGGACGAAATACTCGAAAAATATCCAGAATTACATCAACACTCACATTGGCAACTCTTTGAGCAATTTCACGCGGGTGGGTATGGGCGCTTTACACCCGAATTGTGGGCATTTTGCCAAGCTTTTACCGAACAACATCATATCCCGATAGAACCAATATACACAGGTAAGCTGTTTTACGGACTCTGGCAACTCATCCAAGCTGACTATTTCGCACCTGAAACCACGATTTGCGCAGTTCACACTGGCGGTTTACAGGGATTAATGGGGCTTAAGTATCGTGGCCTGATATAA
- a CDS encoding EAL domain-containing protein, with protein sequence MASDFSHIRTPVFTSLIWVAFLCAWVASSAFLYHSLHAKLHQQGISLVKEIEEASLDPNNPSDVDGIQTILERRGFSLGSIDEQSQDWFYNNVEHEVFTAKGITLTLKHPTIGIYYAHWFVVLTGLFIGVGFGLCRWNLRLNKKLAIESKVNASHLVNQSPQKPDSAETVNMLLVEQYGLFSLVNFDVKLPEECDAETYFKVVLAKAFTKYQKCRVRYLNDGLLAITFPVVPKPEIQDMTAVIHEQIFKSLRKFRHDLSRKAVKVGTCYYPHKAEQAKVYQLARSALAIATNNLWHHYHCQPLNHTQSELFEEQQEVLNYITRGRFLLLFQPLIGFDQQDIVASEALLRVRHSKIGLMSAKQFIVHVQEPTHFIELDKHVIGQVFNLLNKEPSNLDVHINIHCMSWCSSDFRSWLLAQLADFKYAYRLVFEIAAFDFYQYSIQLHDIFCALQKSGARVMVDHIEKPLEVSRFRALPAVVGLKLSVELVHNIEVDLQRQRLVREIVTQAKLLKLPVFAIGVETHQTLLCLQKLGIKGAQGHYFSEPLQQFSDSDLISGHDT encoded by the coding sequence ATGGCGAGCGATTTTTCGCACATTCGTACACCCGTTTTCACGTCGTTGATCTGGGTTGCTTTCCTGTGTGCATGGGTTGCTTCAAGCGCCTTTCTATACCATTCTCTTCATGCAAAATTACACCAGCAGGGTATTTCGTTAGTAAAAGAAATTGAAGAGGCATCACTGGACCCAAATAACCCATCAGATGTAGACGGAATTCAAACTATTTTAGAGCGCCGTGGCTTTTCGCTAGGTAGTATTGATGAGCAGTCGCAAGATTGGTTTTACAATAACGTGGAACATGAAGTCTTCACTGCGAAAGGGATCACTCTGACGCTCAAACATCCGACGATTGGTATTTACTATGCGCATTGGTTCGTCGTGTTAACCGGTTTGTTCATTGGTGTTGGCTTTGGCCTTTGTCGCTGGAATTTAAGACTCAATAAAAAATTAGCGATAGAGAGTAAGGTCAACGCCAGTCATCTCGTAAATCAATCACCTCAAAAACCAGACAGTGCCGAAACCGTCAATATGCTGTTGGTGGAACAATATGGCTTGTTCAGCCTTGTGAACTTTGACGTTAAATTACCGGAAGAGTGCGATGCTGAAACGTATTTTAAAGTCGTGTTGGCAAAGGCATTTACAAAATATCAGAAATGCCGTGTACGTTATTTAAATGATGGACTACTCGCTATAACGTTTCCGGTGGTACCTAAACCTGAAATACAGGATATGACCGCCGTTATTCATGAGCAGATATTCAAATCGCTGCGCAAATTTCGTCATGATTTGTCGCGTAAAGCCGTTAAAGTTGGCACATGCTACTATCCACATAAAGCAGAACAAGCCAAAGTGTATCAGTTGGCTCGGTCTGCTTTAGCTATCGCAACAAATAATCTCTGGCACCATTATCATTGCCAGCCTTTGAATCACACACAGAGTGAATTGTTTGAAGAGCAACAAGAAGTGCTTAACTACATTACTCGTGGCCGTTTTTTACTGCTGTTTCAACCACTCATTGGATTTGATCAACAGGATATCGTAGCAAGCGAAGCATTATTGCGTGTTCGGCACAGTAAAATAGGATTGATGTCTGCTAAACAATTTATCGTACACGTTCAAGAGCCGACCCATTTTATTGAACTAGATAAGCACGTCATTGGGCAGGTATTTAACCTGTTGAATAAAGAGCCATCAAACTTAGATGTCCATATTAATATTCATTGCATGAGCTGGTGTAGTAGTGATTTTAGGAGCTGGCTTTTGGCGCAATTAGCGGATTTTAAATATGCGTATCGTCTCGTGTTCGAAATCGCCGCGTTTGATTTCTACCAGTACAGTATCCAACTGCACGACATTTTTTGTGCATTACAAAAGTCAGGTGCACGTGTCATGGTTGATCATATCGAAAAACCTCTCGAAGTGAGTCGCTTTCGAGCGCTTCCTGCGGTCGTCGGCCTTAAACTGAGTGTTGAGTTAGTGCACAACATAGAAGTAGACCTGCAACGTCAGCGGTTGGTTAGAGAGATCGTGACCCAAGCGAAATTACTGAAGTTACCCGTTTTTGCTATCGGAGTTGAAACGCATCAAACACTTCTGTGTTTGCAGAAATTAGGCATAAAAGGCGCACAAGGGCACTACTTTAGTGAGCCGCTTCAGCAATTCTCTGATTCCGATCTTATATCAGGCCACGATACTTAA
- the ssb gene encoding single-stranded DNA-binding protein, translating to MARGVNKVILVGNLGQDPEVRYMPNGNGVATISIATTDSWKDKNTGQMQERTEWHRVVLFGKLAEVAGEYLRKGSQVYIEGRLQTRKWTDQGGQERYTTEIVVDMGGQMQMLGGRGEGQSGGGYQNAPQQSAPQQQGHSGGYAPSQPAMQSQAPQSAPQQNQYNQGGYSNNQNQGGYAPAQSQQAYGGFAPKPQQSGPQGGASNPMEPPIDFDDDIPF from the coding sequence ATGGCACGTGGTGTAAATAAAGTCATTTTGGTTGGTAACTTAGGCCAAGATCCAGAAGTGCGTTATATGCCAAATGGCAATGGTGTTGCGACGATCAGTATCGCGACAACGGATAGCTGGAAAGATAAAAACACGGGTCAAATGCAAGAGCGTACAGAATGGCACCGCGTAGTGTTATTTGGAAAACTTGCAGAAGTGGCTGGTGAATACCTGCGTAAAGGTTCACAAGTGTACATCGAAGGTCGTCTACAAACGCGCAAGTGGACTGATCAAGGTGGTCAAGAACGTTACACGACAGAAATCGTTGTGGACATGGGTGGCCAGATGCAGATGTTAGGCGGTCGTGGTGAAGGTCAATCAGGTGGCGGTTACCAAAATGCGCCTCAGCAATCGGCTCCGCAGCAACAAGGCCATTCAGGTGGTTATGCACCGTCACAGCCAGCTATGCAGTCTCAAGCACCGCAATCTGCACCACAACAAAATCAGTACAATCAAGGTGGTTATAGCAACAACCAAAACCAAGGCGGCTACGCACCAGCGCAAAGTCAACAAGCCTATGGTGGTTTTGCACCTAAGCCACAGCAATCTGGTCCACAAGGTGGCGCGAGCAACCCGATGGAACCACCAATCGATTTTGACGACGATATTCCGTTCTAA
- a CDS encoding MFS transporter, with translation MSSAALNQLEKRAAISLASVFAFRMLGLFMLMPVLAVYGQHYQDVSPLWIGIAIGAYGLTQALLQIPMGWLSDRLGRKPVIVGGLCVFALGSVIAAMAESIHWVAVGRALQGMGAIASALLALAADLSRDEQRPKVMAVIGMCIGMSFAVAMLLGPMVAASFGVTGVFWLTAALALLGIGIILFLVPNAVSRAPKGDTVASISAIKQLIRDGQLIRLDFGVLLLHLTMTTLFVSLPGQLIKDGLAAESHWKLYIPVFLLAFVLMAPMMVIAIKKQQERAVFLLCISLLVLSTGLLSVLATNVWAIAGCLLIYFIAFNFLEATMPALVSRLAPAAQKGAAMGIFSSGQFFGAFLGGMLGGVLAQYFNAQMVFAASAMVGLIWLLIAWGMQIPQRSKVINILADIANDKAAQELAAKLVALPGVLEATVVNEENRCYLKVDEKEFDLNAARQLAGLS, from the coding sequence ATGTCGTCAGCTGCGCTTAATCAATTGGAAAAACGCGCTGCCATTTCATTGGCCAGTGTTTTTGCGTTTCGAATGTTAGGTTTGTTCATGCTCATGCCGGTATTGGCAGTGTATGGACAACATTATCAAGATGTTTCCCCTCTGTGGATTGGTATTGCTATTGGCGCTTATGGCCTTACACAAGCGTTGCTTCAAATCCCAATGGGATGGTTATCCGATAGACTTGGGCGAAAGCCAGTTATCGTGGGCGGCCTCTGTGTTTTTGCGCTTGGTTCCGTTATTGCCGCGATGGCTGAATCCATTCATTGGGTCGCAGTCGGACGTGCATTGCAAGGGATGGGCGCTATCGCGAGTGCTTTGTTAGCATTGGCGGCAGATTTGAGTCGCGACGAGCAAAGGCCAAAAGTTATGGCCGTGATTGGTATGTGCATTGGCATGAGTTTCGCCGTTGCCATGTTACTTGGGCCGATGGTAGCAGCATCGTTTGGTGTTACAGGCGTATTTTGGCTGACAGCCGCGTTGGCACTTTTAGGTATAGGTATTATTTTGTTCCTTGTGCCCAATGCGGTTAGCCGAGCACCAAAAGGTGACACCGTTGCAAGTATCAGTGCAATTAAGCAGCTTATTAGAGATGGACAACTGATCCGCCTTGATTTTGGGGTACTCTTGTTGCATTTAACCATGACGACCCTGTTTGTATCTTTACCGGGGCAATTGATAAAAGATGGGCTTGCTGCAGAATCTCATTGGAAATTGTACATTCCCGTCTTTCTACTGGCGTTCGTGCTCATGGCCCCGATGATGGTTATCGCCATCAAAAAACAACAGGAACGCGCCGTTTTCCTATTGTGTATATCACTGCTCGTTTTGAGTACCGGATTGCTGAGCGTGCTGGCTACAAACGTTTGGGCAATTGCAGGCTGTTTGCTGATTTATTTCATTGCATTTAACTTTCTTGAAGCAACCATGCCAGCACTTGTATCTCGCTTAGCGCCAGCTGCACAAAAGGGCGCGGCAATGGGGATATTTTCCTCTGGCCAATTCTTCGGAGCGTTTTTAGGTGGGATGCTCGGTGGAGTGTTGGCGCAATATTTTAATGCGCAGATGGTGTTTGCGGCTTCGGCTATGGTTGGGTTAATATGGTTACTTATTGCTTGGGGAATGCAAATCCCTCAACGTAGCAAAGTGATCAATATTTTGGCCGATATCGCCAATGATAAGGCCGCACAAGAGCTTGCTGCGAAACTTGTCGCGCTACCAGGTGTATTGGAAGCGACAGTAGTGAACGAAGAAAATCGTTGCTATTTAAAAGTGGATGAAAAAGAGTTTGATTTAAACGCGGCAAGACAACTTGCTGGGTTAAGCTAA
- a CDS encoding substrate-binding periplasmic protein: MYRIILFACFVFVFSSYGCEITVRFERYGVQAQKDPELGWHGLDVDFAKALLEKAGCKYRFVSTPWGRAIKMLELGDLDLVLSVSDNPKRRAFAYFVGPQRMENIVFAVHRDAPVELNSMEQLFALDRPVAIQRGAFYGQNFETHLAALKDPEQQFIYVADNNVKINLLKNQRISGFLEEKYNLLYQIENNPNFSEVRINTFIVNQESVYYAFSKKSITPEQLTQFEAAYIALQKSGELKAILKKYKLD; the protein is encoded by the coding sequence ATGTACCGAATTATTTTATTTGCGTGTTTTGTTTTCGTATTTAGCAGTTATGGCTGCGAAATAACAGTTCGTTTTGAACGATACGGAGTACAAGCGCAAAAAGATCCTGAATTGGGTTGGCATGGCCTTGATGTTGATTTTGCCAAAGCGTTACTTGAAAAAGCGGGTTGCAAATATCGTTTTGTCAGCACGCCTTGGGGTCGTGCAATTAAAATGCTGGAACTAGGTGATTTAGATCTTGTTTTGAGTGTGAGTGATAATCCAAAGAGACGCGCTTTTGCGTATTTTGTCGGCCCTCAACGTATGGAAAATATTGTCTTCGCAGTACATCGAGACGCTCCGGTTGAGTTGAATTCAATGGAGCAATTATTTGCGCTTGATAGGCCAGTGGCAATTCAGCGTGGGGCATTTTACGGTCAAAATTTTGAGACTCATTTAGCGGCGCTGAAAGATCCAGAACAGCAATTTATCTATGTTGCGGACAATAACGTTAAGATTAACTTGCTTAAAAATCAGCGTATCAGCGGTTTTCTAGAAGAAAAATACAACTTACTTTATCAGATAGAAAATAATCCAAACTTTTCAGAGGTGAGGATCAATACATTTATCGTGAATCAGGAGTCCGTGTATTACGCGTTTAGTAAAAAGTCCATCACGCCAGAACAACTCACGCAGTTTGAAGCAGCCTACATTGCGTTACAAAAAAGTGGTGAACTCAAAGCGATTTTGAAGAAGTACAAGCTAGATTAA
- the uvrA gene encoding excinuclease ABC subunit UvrA gives MDNIEVRGARTHNLKDISLTIPRDKLIVITGLSGSGKSSLAFDTLYAEGQRRYVESLSAYARQFLSLMEKPDVDHIEGLSPAISIEQKSTSHNPRSTVGTITEIYDYLRLLFARVGEPRCPTHDLPLSAQTVSQMVDSVLALPEGSKLMLLAPVVKERKGEHVKLLEQLAAQGYIRARIDGEVCDLSDPPTLELHKKHTIEVVVDRFKVKADLQQRLAESFETALELSGGIAQIAAMDESLSEEMVFSANFACPTCGYAMTELEPRLFSFNNPAGACQSCDGLGVRQYFDPRRVVHNPELSLAGGAVKGWDKRSFYYFQMLQSVAEHYDFDLDTPFNSLPTAAQKVVLEGSGKTKLAFHYRNDRGDVLTRHHEFEGILNNMQRRYHETESNSVREELAKYQTSQACPTCHGSRLREEARHVFIGKTNLPTVTLMSIGDALQFFTEIQLTGQKAQIAEKILKEIRDRLSFLVNVGLNYLSLERSAETLSGGEAQRIRLASQIGAGTVGVMYVLDEPSIGLHQRDNDRLLSTLTHLRDLGNTVIVVEHDEDAIRAADHIIDIGPGAGVHGGRVVAEGSRDDIMACKDSLTGQYLVGTKCIEVPKERNAPSDKWLELFGASGNNLKNVDVKLPVGLMTCVTGVSGSGKSTLINDTLYQLAQTELNGATTAEPAPYKEIKGLDHFDKVIDIDQSPIGRTPRSNPATYTGIFTGIRELFAGTQEARSRGYKVGRFSFNVKGGRREACQGDGVIKVEMHFLPDVYVPCDVCTGKRYNRETLEVLYKGKNIHEVLEMTVEDACEFFTNIPAIHRKLKTLMDVGLSYIRLGQAATTLSGGEAQRVKLARELSKRDTGKTLYILDEPTTGLHFHDIAQLLTVLHRLRDHGNTIVVIEHNLDVIKTADWIVDLGPEGGSGGGQILISGTPEAVADCPQSHTGKYLKPLL, from the coding sequence ATGGACAATATTGAAGTACGTGGTGCTAGAACGCACAACTTGAAAGACATTTCACTGACGATCCCTCGTGATAAACTTATAGTGATAACCGGCCTATCTGGTTCGGGTAAATCGTCGCTTGCATTCGATACCCTTTATGCTGAAGGACAACGTCGCTACGTCGAGTCGCTTTCCGCCTATGCTCGACAATTTTTATCCTTGATGGAAAAGCCCGATGTTGACCATATTGAAGGGCTTTCTCCCGCCATTTCAATCGAACAGAAATCCACGTCTCATAACCCTCGCTCAACAGTGGGCACTATTACTGAAATATACGATTACTTACGTCTACTGTTTGCCCGCGTGGGCGAGCCACGCTGTCCTACGCATGACCTGCCATTATCAGCACAAACAGTGTCACAAATGGTCGATAGTGTACTTGCACTGCCTGAAGGCAGTAAATTAATGCTCCTTGCTCCGGTGGTTAAAGAGCGAAAAGGCGAGCACGTCAAATTGTTAGAACAGCTCGCTGCACAGGGTTATATTCGTGCCCGAATTGACGGTGAAGTGTGTGATTTATCCGATCCGCCAACGCTTGAACTTCACAAAAAACACACCATCGAAGTGGTTGTTGACCGATTTAAAGTAAAAGCCGATTTACAACAACGCTTGGCTGAGTCTTTCGAGACTGCACTTGAGTTATCTGGTGGCATTGCACAAATCGCCGCGATGGATGAATCACTCTCCGAAGAAATGGTGTTTTCAGCGAACTTTGCTTGCCCAACTTGTGGGTATGCAATGACAGAATTAGAGCCTCGTTTGTTCTCATTCAATAACCCAGCAGGTGCTTGTCAAAGCTGTGATGGCCTTGGTGTGAGACAATACTTTGATCCCAGACGTGTTGTTCATAATCCTGAACTGAGTTTAGCGGGAGGCGCAGTCAAAGGCTGGGATAAACGCAGTTTCTACTATTTTCAGATGTTGCAATCTGTCGCGGAACACTACGATTTTGATCTAGATACGCCGTTTAACTCACTACCTACAGCAGCGCAAAAAGTCGTGCTCGAAGGCAGTGGAAAAACGAAATTAGCCTTTCACTATCGGAATGACCGTGGCGATGTATTAACGCGCCATCATGAGTTCGAAGGCATCTTGAACAACATGCAGCGCCGTTATCACGAAACAGAATCGAATTCGGTGCGTGAAGAACTGGCAAAATACCAAACCTCACAAGCGTGTCCAACCTGTCACGGTTCTCGACTACGTGAAGAAGCTCGCCATGTTTTCATCGGTAAAACAAACTTACCAACGGTCACGTTAATGAGCATTGGTGACGCATTGCAGTTTTTCACCGAAATTCAGCTTACCGGTCAAAAAGCACAAATTGCTGAGAAAATATTAAAAGAGATCCGAGATCGATTGAGCTTTTTGGTCAACGTTGGCCTCAATTACCTGTCGCTCGAACGCAGTGCCGAAACCCTTTCGGGTGGTGAGGCACAGCGTATTCGACTTGCCAGTCAAATAGGAGCTGGAACCGTTGGCGTAATGTACGTGCTAGACGAACCATCTATTGGTTTACACCAACGTGATAACGACAGACTACTCAGCACATTGACGCACCTTCGAGATCTTGGCAATACCGTCATTGTCGTTGAACACGACGAAGATGCAATTCGTGCGGCAGACCATATTATCGATATTGGCCCAGGAGCTGGCGTGCATGGTGGTCGTGTTGTAGCGGAAGGTTCTCGTGATGACATCATGGCATGTAAAGACTCTCTAACTGGGCAATATCTTGTTGGCACTAAATGCATTGAAGTACCAAAAGAGCGCAACGCACCAAGTGATAAATGGCTTGAACTATTTGGTGCAAGTGGCAACAACTTGAAAAACGTTGATGTAAAGTTACCCGTCGGTTTAATGACGTGTGTTACGGGTGTATCTGGTTCAGGTAAATCAACGTTAATTAACGACACGTTGTATCAGCTTGCGCAGACAGAATTAAACGGGGCAACGACCGCGGAGCCTGCACCGTACAAAGAAATTAAAGGCCTCGATCATTTCGACAAAGTGATCGACATTGATCAAAGCCCTATCGGTCGTACACCACGATCTAATCCTGCAACTTACACCGGAATTTTTACTGGGATCCGAGAATTGTTTGCAGGCACCCAAGAAGCTCGCTCTCGCGGTTACAAAGTTGGGCGCTTTAGCTTTAACGTCAAAGGCGGACGCCGCGAAGCATGTCAGGGTGATGGCGTGATCAAAGTTGAAATGCACTTTTTGCCTGATGTTTATGTACCTTGTGATGTCTGTACGGGTAAACGCTATAACCGTGAAACATTAGAAGTCTTGTACAAAGGTAAGAATATTCACGAAGTCCTTGAGATGACGGTCGAAGATGCATGTGAGTTCTTTACTAACATTCCAGCTATCCATCGGAAGTTGAAAACGTTGATGGACGTTGGCTTGTCTTACATTCGCTTGGGTCAAGCAGCAACAACCTTGTCTGGTGGTGAAGCACAGCGTGTAAAACTGGCAAGAGAGTTGTCTAAACGTGATACCGGTAAGACGCTATACATATTGGATGAACCAACCACGGGTCTTCATTTCCACGACATCGCTCAACTGTTAACCGTATTGCATCGATTGCGTGACCATGGAAATACAATTGTCGTTATTGAGCACAACCTTGATGTGATTAAAACGGCAGATTGGATTGTTGATTTGGGTCCAGAAGGCGGTTCAGGTGGAGGGCAGATCTTAATCTCGGGCACACCTGAGGCAGTTGCTGATTGTCCTCAATCTCACACAGGGAAATACTTGAAACCCCTACTTTAA
- a CDS encoding acyl-CoA thioesterase, translating into MYKLMEQVHPRFSETDALGHINNTVVPVWFEAARTPIFKIFTPNLDPKQWKLIIAKIEVEFKGELFYGEEVEIRTGIERIGNSSYVIVQEAWQGGRACAVGKTIMVRYSFADKSAVSLSEEERTGLSAFLI; encoded by the coding sequence ATGTATAAATTGATGGAACAAGTACACCCTCGTTTTAGCGAAACGGATGCGCTCGGACACATTAACAATACCGTAGTCCCTGTTTGGTTTGAAGCCGCGCGTACCCCAATCTTCAAAATATTTACACCAAACCTTGATCCAAAGCAGTGGAAGCTCATCATTGCCAAAATCGAAGTCGAGTTCAAAGGCGAACTTTTTTATGGTGAAGAAGTCGAGATCCGAACAGGGATAGAACGTATTGGTAATAGTTCTTATGTGATAGTTCAAGAAGCTTGGCAAGGGGGGCGCGCGTGTGCCGTGGGGAAAACCATTATGGTGCGATATAGTTTTGCAGATAAATCAGCGGTGTCCTTGTCAGAAGAAGAGCGTACGGGACTATCCGCATTCCTCATCTGA